One window from the genome of Gambusia affinis linkage group LG14, SWU_Gaff_1.0, whole genome shotgun sequence encodes:
- the LOC122844102 gene encoding major histocompatibility complex class I-related gene protein-like: TLLSCYVKIFCLCFSSVHIYQSVYETEQINGYKQYGYDGEHFLVFHLNTCSWKTAKHQGFITKHKWDHDPSALDKLSYCTQICSWWLKKYMNYGPCQCLSSIRLHPLQSAASCTGFYPNRAEKFWRKEREEIYEGVDKGEILPNNDRSFQMSVDIDLPPEGWTKYECVFQVSGESENLIKLENNKKSRPILVKVDSEKICFHKSIHVVHVFNDVVTLLVILHFQ; this comes from the exons acactgTTGTCTTGTTATGtcaaaatattctgtttatgtttttcaagtGTTCATATTTACCAGTCAGTGTATGAAACTGAACAGATAAATGGATATAAACAGTATGGTTATGATGGAGAACATTTTCTAGTGTTCCACTTGAACACATGTTcatggaaaactgcaaaacatcaaGGCTTCATCACCAAACACAAGTGGGACCATGACCCATCTGCATTGGACAAATTAAGTTATTGTACCCAGATTTGTTCCTGGTGGCTAAAAAAGTATATGAACTATGgg ccGTGCCAGTGTCTTTCTTCCATAAGACTCCACCCTCTCCAGTCAGCTGCCTCATGTACAGGTTTCTATCCCAACAGAGCTGAGAAATTctggaggaaagaaagagaggagatTTATGAAGGTGTGGATAAAGGAGAGATTCTCCCTAACAATGACAGGTCCTTCCAGATGAGTGTTGACATTGATCTGCCACCTGAAGGCTGGACAaagtatgaatgtgtgtttcagGTCTCTGGTGAAAGTGAAAACCTCATCaaactggaaaataataaaaaatcaagacCAATCCTGGTGAAAGTGGACTCAGAGAAAATTTGCTTTCATAAGAGCATCCATGTTGTGCATGTGTTTAACGATGTGGTCACACTGTTGGTTATCTTGCATTTTCAATAA